The Arcobacter sp. LA11 genome includes a region encoding these proteins:
- the radA gene encoding DNA repair protein RadA, with amino-acid sequence MAKKKTSLFECQHCGEQSTKWLGKCPNCGSWDSFIELNQDQQEVLKQTSKVINTTSKATPITQIKQDDVTRFSSHNEEFDLVLGGGIVPGSLTLIGGSPGVGKSTLLLKVAGSIAKSGKKVLYVSGEESAGQIKLRANRLDANNDDLYLLSEIKLEEIQDELLRNDYEVVIIDSIQTIYSSNLTSAPGSVSQVREITFELMRKAKESDIAMFIIGHITKDGSIAGPRVLEHMVDTVLYFEGESSKELRMLRGFKNRFGSTSEIGIFEMTGEGLISAKDIASKFFDKSKAQAGSALTVVMEGTRALIIEVQALVTESTYPNPKRSATGFDGNRLNMLLALLEKKIDLPLNHYDVFINVSGGIKIKESSADLAVVAAIISSFRDRPISKESTFIGEVSLTGEIKDVFSMDMRLKEAQAQGIKKAVIAQKPNLKLDLKTFAVDEVPKMIELF; translated from the coding sequence ATGGCAAAGAAAAAAACATCCTTATTTGAGTGTCAACATTGTGGGGAACAAAGTACAAAATGGCTGGGAAAATGTCCGAACTGTGGCTCATGGGATTCTTTTATTGAATTAAATCAAGACCAACAAGAAGTACTAAAACAAACTTCAAAAGTCATAAATACAACTTCTAAAGCAACTCCAATCACACAAATAAAACAAGATGATGTTACAAGATTTTCTTCGCATAATGAAGAGTTTGATTTAGTATTAGGTGGAGGAATAGTTCCTGGTTCTTTAACACTTATTGGAGGAAGTCCAGGTGTTGGAAAATCAACTTTACTTTTAAAAGTTGCAGGAAGTATTGCTAAATCTGGAAAAAAAGTTTTATATGTATCAGGAGAAGAAAGTGCTGGACAAATAAAATTAAGAGCAAATAGACTTGATGCAAACAATGATGACTTATATTTGTTGAGTGAAATAAAGCTTGAAGAAATACAAGATGAGCTTCTTAGAAATGATTATGAAGTCGTAATTATAGATTCTATACAAACAATTTATTCTTCAAATTTAACTTCAGCCCCTGGTTCAGTTTCGCAAGTAAGAGAAATCACATTTGAACTTATGAGAAAAGCAAAAGAGTCTGATATAGCAATGTTTATTATTGGACATATTACAAAAGATGGTTCAATTGCAGGCCCAAGAGTTCTAGAGCACATGGTTGATACAGTTTTATATTTTGAAGGTGAATCATCAAAAGAACTTAGAATGCTTCGTGGTTTTAAAAATAGATTTGGTTCAACTTCTGAAATAGGTATTTTTGAAATGACAGGAGAAGGACTGATATCTGCAAAAGATATTGCATCAAAGTTTTTTGATAAATCAAAAGCTCAAGCAGGTTCAGCTTTAACAGTTGTTATGGAAGGAACCAGAGCCCTTATAATAGAAGTTCAAGCACTTGTAACTGAAAGTACTTATCCTAATCCAAAAAGATCTGCAACAGGATTTGATGGAAATAGATTAAATATGCTTTTAGCCCTTTTAGAAAAAAAGATTGATTTACCTCTAAACCATTATGATGTATTTATAAATGTAAGTGGTGGAATAAAAATTAAAGAAAGTTCAGCTGATTTAGCTGTTGTTGCTGCTATTATCTCTTCTTTTAGAGATAGACCTATTTCTAAAGAGTCTACATTTATAGGTGAAGTTTCATTAACGGGTGAAATTAAAGATGTTTTCTCTATGGATATGAGATTAAAAGAAGCCCAAGCGCAAGGTATTAAAAAAGCAGTAATTGCTCAAAAACCAAATTTAAAACTTGATTTAAAAACCTTTGCAGTTGATGAAGTACCTAAAATGATAGAACTATTTTAA
- the ybeY gene encoding rRNA maturation RNase YbeY, whose protein sequence is MIDLDNQTDLEIDISYLETIVNDLVSKDIELILTKNDEIQKLNKEHRNIDKATDVLSFPLEFDMPNMPLGSIVISIDFVKEKAKEFNHSFDDELKLLFIHGLLHLIGFDHEVDNGEHRKKEEELIKKYSLPNSLIVRNS, encoded by the coding sequence ATGATTGATTTAGATAATCAAACAGATTTAGAAATTGATATTTCATATCTTGAAACTATTGTAAATGATTTAGTATCAAAAGATATTGAACTAATATTAACAAAAAATGATGAAATACAAAAACTAAATAAAGAACACAGAAATATAGATAAAGCTACTGATGTACTTAGTTTTCCACTTGAATTTGATATGCCTAATATGCCCTTAGGGTCAATTGTTATATCAATTGATTTTGTTAAAGAAAAAGCAAAAGAATTCAATCATAGTTTTGATGATGAATTAAAACTTCTTTTTATTCATGGATTATTACATCTTATTGGATTTGACCATGAAGTTGATAATGGTGAACATAGAAAAAAAGAAGAAGAGTTAATAAAGAAATATAGTTTACCAAATAGTTTAATAGTAAGGAATTCATAA
- a CDS encoding LysE family translocator: MSIETWLAFVSTVFIFAIIPGPTVIFVVGQAITHGKKSVTPLALGVLSGDLIAMIISLLGLGAILATSATLYTILKWFGVLYLIYLGIKAFKEEPKVDEELFEEMNTSKSKMFSSSLIVTALNPKNVVFFVAFFPQFVNTTTNVIPQFLILMISFSVITLITITSFAMFAGRIQHKIKTYKAKKRLNQFGGGALIGAGVFTATIQKS; encoded by the coding sequence ATGTCAATTGAAACTTGGTTAGCCTTTGTATCTACTGTTTTTATTTTTGCAATTATTCCTGGTCCAACTGTAATTTTTGTTGTAGGCCAAGCTATAACTCATGGCAAAAAATCAGTAACACCTCTTGCCTTAGGTGTTTTGTCTGGTGATTTAATTGCAATGATTATATCTTTACTTGGACTTGGTGCAATATTAGCTACCTCTGCAACTTTATATACTATTTTAAAATGGTTTGGTGTTCTTTATTTAATTTATTTAGGAATCAAAGCTTTTAAAGAAGAACCAAAAGTTGATGAAGAACTATTTGAAGAAATGAATACTTCAAAATCTAAGATGTTTAGTTCCTCATTGATAGTAACTGCTTTAAATCCAAAAAATGTAGTTTTCTTTGTTGCTTTCTTCCCTCAATTTGTTAATACTACAACAAATGTTATTCCACAGTTTTTAATACTGATGATTTCATTTTCTGTTATTACTTTGATAACTATTACATCTTTTGCAATGTTTGCAGGAAGAATACAACATAAGATAAAGACTTATAAAGCAAAAAAAAGATTAAATCAATTTGGTGGTGGAGCATTAATTGGTGCAGGTGTATTTACTGCAACGATACAAAAAAGTTAA
- a CDS encoding thioesterase family protein, protein MSLEIGTKDSIDYKVESKDLAKNLEISPDDNFPPVFATARLTALMECSAAKAMKPLLGDGKLSVGVEVNLKHLAPTLEGDVVKSTATFVGMEGKLYKFEIEAEDSAGVVGTCIHTRAVVTEERLMSGANKRVGK, encoded by the coding sequence ATGTCATTAGAAATTGGAACAAAAGATAGTATAGATTATAAAGTTGAAAGTAAAGATTTAGCTAAAAATTTAGAAATATCACCAGATGATAATTTCCCACCAGTTTTTGCAACAGCAAGATTAACTGCACTTATGGAGTGTAGTGCTGCTAAGGCTATGAAACCATTACTTGGAGATGGAAAACTTTCTGTTGGTGTTGAAGTTAATTTAAAACATCTTGCTCCAACACTTGAAGGTGATGTTGTGAAATCAACTGCAACATTTGTTGGAATGGAAGGAAAATTATACAAGTTTGAAATAGAAGCTGAAGATTCAGCAGGAGTTGTTGGAACTTGTATTCATACAAGAGCTGTTGTAACAGAAGAGAGACTAATGTCTGGAGCTAATAAAAGAGTTGGTAAGTAA
- a CDS encoding ribonuclease HI, with protein MKKTIKLFCDGSVNPQRKIGFGAYFIVEENETLELNRNKIYTRKFENTSSTKLEVESLLWALEDDNIKNKSIVVYTDCQNILGLKDRREKLEKNNYHSSTGKVIKNHELYKKFYMITDKLDCTFEKVKGHKKSSLKNDIDKLFNLVDKASRKALREYLNKS; from the coding sequence TTGAAAAAAACTATAAAACTATTTTGTGATGGAAGTGTTAATCCTCAAAGAAAGATAGGCTTTGGAGCTTATTTCATAGTTGAAGAAAATGAAACTTTAGAATTAAATAGAAATAAAATATATACAAGAAAGTTTGAAAATACATCTTCAACAAAACTAGAAGTAGAGTCTTTATTATGGGCTTTAGAAGATGATAATATTAAAAATAAATCAATTGTAGTATATACAGATTGTCAAAACATTTTAGGATTAAAAGATAGAAGAGAAAAATTAGAAAAAAATAATTACCATTCATCTACTGGTAAGGTGATTAAAAACCATGAACTTTATAAAAAGTTTTATATGATAACTGATAAATTAGATTGTACTTTTGAAAAAGTAAAAGGACATAAAAAATCATCTTTAAAAAATGATATCGATAAACTTTTTAATCTAGTTGATAAAGCATCTAGAAAAGCCTTAAGAGAATATTTAAATAAAAGTTAG
- a CDS encoding calcium/sodium antiporter: protein MDIVIFIVSMTALIYGADYIIEESEKIALHYKISPFVIGATLVALGTSLPEMAVSMSASMKGSGDIAVANVIGSTIFNIALVLGVVFIIAKKIAPERDLFAQDSAWALFPILVFILMGIDGKLNAVDGLLFLVLMGAYLMFLIKSNQVEEIDDELAKEKFAWGKTSLMLIAGFVLTIGGADFAIDSAGNIAREFGISEWMIGLFLVAFGTSLPELTISIKAARNNNADLAIGNIIGSNVANFTMVLGLSSIVNTLNVDLSANFFDITAAFILSLMLVFITANKLYNKSAGIVLLVVLGLVIQNGL from the coding sequence ATGGATATTGTAATATTTATCGTATCAATGACTGCATTGATTTATGGAGCAGATTATATTATTGAAGAGAGTGAAAAAATTGCACTTCATTATAAAATCTCGCCATTTGTAATTGGTGCTACTCTTGTTGCATTAGGAACATCACTACCAGAAATGGCTGTATCAATGTCTGCTTCAATGAAAGGAAGTGGGGATATTGCAGTAGCAAATGTAATTGGAAGTACGATTTTTAACATAGCACTTGTACTTGGTGTTGTATTTATCATTGCTAAAAAAATTGCCCCAGAGAGAGACCTTTTTGCACAAGATTCTGCATGGGCACTTTTCCCTATTTTAGTATTTATTCTTATGGGAATTGACGGAAAACTAAATGCAGTAGATGGTCTTCTATTTTTAGTTTTAATGGGTGCATACTTAATGTTCTTAATCAAATCAAATCAAGTTGAAGAAATAGATGATGAATTAGCAAAAGAGAAATTTGCATGGGGAAAAACTTCTCTTATGCTTATTGCAGGTTTTGTATTGACTATTGGTGGAGCAGATTTTGCTATTGATAGTGCAGGAAATATTGCAAGAGAATTTGGAATAAGTGAGTGGATGATTGGGCTTTTCTTAGTTGCATTTGGTACATCATTACCAGAGCTTACTATCTCAATAAAAGCTGCTAGAAATAATAATGCAGATCTTGCAATAGGAAATATCATTGGTTCAAATGTTGCAAACTTTACAATGGTTTTAGGACTTAGTTCTATTGTAAATACATTAAATGTAGATTTATCTGCAAACTTCTTTGATATAACAGCAGCATTTATACTATCACTTATGTTAGTATTTATAACTGCAAATAAACTATATAATAAAAGTGCAGGAATAGTACTTCTTGTGGTATTAGGATTAGTGATTCAAAACGGTTTATAA
- a CDS encoding Fur family transcriptional regulator, whose product MLNSSVLLKEYDLKVTPQRVAIVDELYKHGHMNIDDLYRNLLKKFPSISLATIYKNINAMVEKIFLNEVKLPDTKSVYELVKEEHSHLVCSSCGKVEDIIIDTSILQNSISANTNFKVENTEVVFSGVCQDCHK is encoded by the coding sequence ATGCTTAATAGTTCTGTTTTACTAAAAGAATATGATTTAAAAGTAACTCCACAAAGAGTTGCAATAGTTGATGAATTATATAAACATGGACATATGAATATTGATGATCTTTATAGAAATTTATTAAAAAAATTTCCTTCAATTTCCCTTGCAACTATATATAAAAATATAAATGCAATGGTAGAAAAGATTTTTTTAAATGAAGTAAAGCTTCCTGATACTAAATCAGTTTATGAATTAGTTAAGGAAGAACATTCTCATTTAGTATGTTCTTCATGTGGAAAAGTTGAAGATATTATAATAGATACTTCAATTCTACAAAATTCAATATCTGCTAACACAAACTTTAAAGTTGAGAATACAGAAGTTGTATTTTCAGGAGTTTGTCAAGATTGTCATAAATAA
- a CDS encoding MmcQ/YjbR family DNA-binding protein: MNQKNLEKILLSKSCSVKEFPFGDDVAVFKVKNKMFALYGFEKEVIRLNLKCDPNDAIAYREIYKCVIPGYHMNKKHWNTIVLDGSMEEDVLKEMIDKSYNLVVSKLTKREKEELKLNKD, encoded by the coding sequence ATGAATCAAAAAAATTTAGAAAAAATACTTCTTTCGAAAAGTTGTTCTGTAAAAGAGTTTCCTTTTGGTGATGATGTAGCAGTATTTAAAGTAAAAAATAAAATGTTTGCACTATATGGATTTGAAAAAGAAGTTATTAGATTAAATCTCAAATGTGATCCTAATGATGCAATTGCATATAGAGAAATATATAAATGTGTGATTCCTGGATATCATATGAACAAAAAACATTGGAATACTATTGTTTTAGATGGAAGTATGGAAGAAGATGTTCTAAAAGAGATGATTGATAAATCATATAACTTGGTTGTTAGTAAACTAACAAAAAGAGAAAAAGAAGAGTTAAAGTTAAATAAAGATTAG
- a CDS encoding putative signal transducing protein, protein MFVELKTVYSDMEAQVLVTHLNEENIESIIDKDDAGGMHPQLQAARGVKILVEESDLEKAKKVIEIKNDTKNTWTCSKCNEVHEGQFVVCWNCGEKRS, encoded by the coding sequence ATGTTTGTAGAACTTAAAACTGTATATAGTGATATGGAAGCACAAGTATTAGTAACTCATTTAAATGAAGAAAATATTGAATCAATTATAGATAAAGATGATGCAGGGGGAATGCATCCACAACTGCAAGCTGCAAGAGGTGTTAAAATTCTTGTAGAAGAATCAGATTTAGAAAAAGCAAAAAAAGTTATTGAGATTAAAAATGATACTAAAAATACGTGGACTTGTTCAAAATGTAATGAAGTACATGAAGGTCAGTTTGTTGTTTGTTGGAATTGTGGAGAAAAACGTTCTTAA
- a CDS encoding transglutaminase family protein, with product MLDNYLKETKIIDFSNIEIQELALKLSDDCNKDEEIAKNVFIYVRDEIRHVGDYKLNISTCKASDVLKQKVGWCYSKSHLVAALLRANGIPTAFCYQRLSCSEYEKGIYCLHGLNAVYLKDFGWYRFDVRGNKEGVDAQFNPPIEKLAFEIQENEYDIEEFYVEPLDCIVDFLETKYESYEKMSKKIPDIKELS from the coding sequence ATGTTAGACAACTATTTAAAAGAAACAAAAATAATAGATTTTTCAAATATAGAAATTCAGGAATTAGCTTTAAAACTTTCAGATGATTGTAATAAGGATGAAGAAATTGCTAAAAATGTATTTATCTATGTAAGAGATGAGATACGTCATGTGGGAGATTACAAACTTAATATAAGTACTTGTAAAGCAAGCGATGTATTAAAACAGAAAGTTGGTTGGTGTTATTCTAAATCTCATTTAGTTGCAGCACTCTTACGTGCAAATGGTATCCCTACTGCTTTTTGTTATCAAAGACTTTCTTGTAGTGAATATGAAAAAGGTATATATTGTCTACATGGATTAAATGCTGTGTATTTAAAAGATTTTGGATGGTATAGATTTGATGTAAGAGGAAATAAGGAAGGTGTTGATGCACAGTTTAATCCTCCTATTGAGAAATTAGCTTTTGAAATACAAGAGAATGAATATGATATAGAGGAGTTTTATGTAGAGCCTTTAGATTGTATAGTGGATTTTTTAGAGACTAAATATGAATCTTATGAAAAAATGAGTAAAAAAATACCTGATATTAAAGAATTATCTTGA
- a CDS encoding thioredoxin fold domain-containing protein yields the protein MYFKKLISILFTLVLTFTTINAADKKIGNFIGGKDTTMPSWFINSFLDFSEDIEDLSSQNKRFILFAHQDSCPYCHLFVTKNLSDKKTKEKLSKYFGITDINIFGNREVVTTKGNEYTEKEFALKEKIQFTPTLIFFDEEGKQILRLNGYINTEKFNLALDYIKDKKENTLTYKEYLTQNNEDKQASSKLIEESDLFKKSKNFMRTKDSKKMAIFFESKNCKDCEMLHNKLLKDETTRNLLKKIDLFQVDMNSSKSIVNPQKIITKIKDWTKELNIVNTPTIIFFDEKANEIMRIEAIFKNFHFQSIVDYVVSNEYKKEKEFQRYLTKRANAIREKGIDVNIWE from the coding sequence ATGTATTTTAAAAAACTTATATCTATACTATTTACTCTAGTATTAACTTTTACAACAATCAATGCAGCAGATAAAAAAATAGGAAACTTTATAGGTGGTAAAGATACTACCATGCCTTCTTGGTTTATAAATAGCTTTCTTGACTTTTCAGAAGATATTGAAGATTTATCTTCCCAAAACAAACGATTTATTTTATTTGCACATCAAGATAGTTGTCCTTATTGTCATCTATTTGTTACAAAAAATTTAAGTGATAAAAAAACAAAAGAAAAACTAAGTAAGTACTTTGGAATAACAGATATAAATATATTTGGGAATAGAGAAGTAGTTACAACAAAGGGAAATGAATATACAGAAAAAGAGTTTGCATTAAAAGAAAAAATACAGTTTACTCCAACTCTGATATTTTTTGATGAAGAAGGTAAACAAATTCTAAGACTAAATGGTTATATAAACACAGAGAAGTTTAATCTTGCTCTTGATTATATAAAAGATAAAAAAGAAAACACTCTAACATATAAAGAATATTTAACTCAAAATAATGAAGATAAACAAGCCTCTTCAAAATTGATAGAAGAATCTGATTTATTTAAAAAATCAAAAAACTTTATGAGAACCAAAGATTCTAAAAAAATGGCAATATTTTTTGAATCAAAAAATTGTAAAGATTGTGAAATGCTACATAACAAACTTTTAAAAGATGAAACTACAAGAAATCTTTTAAAGAAAATAGATCTCTTTCAAGTTGACATGAACTCTTCAAAATCAATAGTTAACCCACAAAAAATTATCACAAAAATAAAAGACTGGACAAAAGAATTAAATATTGTAAACACTCCTACTATTATATTTTTTGATGAAAAAGCAAATGAAATTATGAGAATAGAAGCTATCTTTAAAAACTTTCATTTCCAATCCATAGTAGATTATGTAGTAAGTAATGAATATAAAAAAGAAAAAGAGTTTCAAAGATATCTAACTAAAAGAGCAAATGCAATTAGAGAAAAAGGAATTGATGTTAATATTTGGGAATAA
- a CDS encoding B12-binding domain-containing radical SAM protein, producing MKISLIATLLMDYAGGTLTAFSMDKIRSCPPYGLYLLASILRKKGHDVTIIDLVAQGSLSLSTFRKDIEESDLIGISATSLSWPTAVDIIYSIRHTFPDKLIAIGGIHATIFDIYILSNFPVDFVLRGEGELSFPLLIDALEKKNSLQKVPNLSYVSDKQIIRTSLHTAISVPEMCELPIPDYSEIKVGVYKGLGLESSRGCPCNCSFCSTNYRRSWRGISPERFIDRIYEIGAFRSSTIDGTIQIIDDEFTANRKRVLSIAKLLTKNNIKIPLIFDARANDMTDESLVESLVPHTHRFLVGAECGYDEGLKKIGKGTTCKKLEEAAKIMFKYGIADCCDFSFILGLPWETKEDVLKTVRFACNLYTKYGVRIILQWFYLIPGSRLWQNAANQGKINVSFYDNYGFFQNPASFFAGVQLTPEEIWEVSDAILPVISLSKINDQGKELIQYAVPGVVQAYFNKESLRSVNKNCIDNLLELSSVAKNIGLSKE from the coding sequence ATGAAAATATCGCTTATTGCAACTCTTTTAATGGATTATGCAGGAGGAACTTTAACTGCATTTTCAATGGATAAAATTCGATCTTGTCCACCATACGGTCTTTATTTACTTGCTTCAATACTTAGAAAAAAAGGCCATGATGTAACAATTATTGATTTAGTTGCACAAGGATCTTTAAGTTTAAGTACTTTTCGTAAGGATATAGAAGAGTCTGATTTAATAGGTATCTCTGCAACTAGTTTATCTTGGCCTACAGCCGTTGATATAATCTATTCTATTCGTCATACTTTTCCTGATAAACTTATTGCTATTGGCGGAATTCATGCAACTATTTTTGATATTTATATACTCTCAAATTTTCCAGTTGATTTTGTTTTGCGCGGAGAAGGAGAGTTGTCTTTTCCATTGTTAATAGATGCTTTAGAAAAAAAGAATTCGTTACAAAAAGTACCTAATTTAAGTTATGTATCTGACAAACAGATTATTCGTACTTCTTTACATACAGCTATTAGTGTTCCTGAAATGTGTGAACTTCCAATTCCTGATTATAGTGAAATAAAAGTTGGTGTTTACAAAGGTTTAGGCCTTGAATCCTCCAGAGGTTGTCCTTGTAATTGTTCTTTTTGTAGCACTAATTATCGGCGTTCTTGGCGTGGTATATCACCTGAAAGATTTATTGATAGAATTTATGAAATAGGAGCTTTTAGAAGCAGTACTATAGATGGTACGATTCAAATAATTGATGATGAGTTTACAGCGAATAGAAAAAGAGTATTAAGTATTGCAAAACTTTTAACAAAAAATAATATAAAAATTCCTTTGATTTTTGATGCTCGTGCAAATGATATGACAGATGAAAGTTTAGTAGAATCTCTTGTTCCTCATACTCATAGATTTTTAGTAGGTGCGGAATGTGGTTATGATGAAGGACTTAAAAAAATTGGAAAAGGAACAACTTGCAAAAAACTTGAAGAAGCTGCAAAAATTATGTTTAAATATGGAATTGCAGATTGTTGTGATTTTTCTTTTATTTTAGGTCTTCCTTGGGAAACAAAAGAAGATGTACTTAAAACAGTTCGTTTTGCCTGTAATTTATATACTAAATATGGTGTGAGAATAATATTACAATGGTTTTACCTGATTCCTGGTTCTAGATTGTGGCAAAATGCAGCTAACCAAGGGAAAATAAATGTATCATTTTATGATAATTATGGTTTTTTCCAAAATCCAGCATCTTTCTTTGCAGGAGTACAATTAACACCTGAAGAAATATGGGAAGTATCAGATGCTATTTTACCAGTTATTAGTCTTTCGAAGATTAATGATCAAGGTAAAGAACTTATTCAATATGCAGTGCCTGGTGTTGTTCAAGCATATTTCAATAAGGAATCATTAAGAAGTGTGAACAAGAACTGTATTGATAACTTATTAGAGTTATCTAGTGTTGCTAAAAATATTGGTTTGTCAAAAGAATAA